From Bordetella flabilis, the proteins below share one genomic window:
- a CDS encoding NAD(P)/FAD-dependent oxidoreductase, whose translation MTSSRVHTAIIGAGHAGVECACALRSMGVEEPIALISDEAHAPYERPPLSKALLHGATDMARIMLRSPAVFDKLDLVRLQGDPVTALDPAAGSLRTQSGRELHFTNAVLATGAVARTLPGLRGQGVYAVRNADDSLALHAALVPGSRLLVVGGGYLGLEAASTAAKMGVEVIVLEVADCIMPGKVSAPTAERFADMHRGAGILLVHDIAVKEWRHEGGQWHARLADGRAFSAPSVLVAIGAAANTALAEQAGLACQGGVVIDAYCRTSAPNVYAIGDCAIGYRPELRRALRVESVQNAMAQARIAAAAIAGKAPAPVRVPTFWSEQQGRRLQMAGMVDPMRPCRDEIIDTPRGWMVERYQDERLVAVEAVDSPADFVRAVQRLSAAQPVPA comes from the coding sequence ATGACAAGCAGCCGCGTACACACGGCCATCATCGGCGCCGGCCACGCCGGCGTGGAATGCGCCTGCGCGCTGCGCAGCATGGGTGTCGAAGAGCCGATCGCCCTGATCAGCGACGAGGCGCACGCACCGTACGAACGGCCGCCGCTGTCCAAGGCCTTGCTGCACGGGGCCACCGATATGGCGCGGATCATGCTGCGCAGCCCGGCCGTCTTCGACAAGCTGGACTTGGTCCGCCTGCAGGGCGATCCGGTGACCGCGCTGGACCCGGCCGCGGGCAGCCTGCGCACGCAGTCCGGCCGTGAACTGCATTTCACGAACGCCGTACTGGCCACCGGCGCCGTGGCGCGCACCCTTCCGGGCCTGCGGGGCCAGGGCGTGTACGCGGTGCGCAACGCCGACGACAGCCTGGCGCTGCATGCGGCCCTGGTGCCGGGCAGCAGGCTGCTGGTCGTCGGCGGCGGCTACCTGGGCCTGGAAGCCGCGTCGACGGCGGCCAAGATGGGCGTCGAGGTCATCGTCCTGGAGGTGGCCGACTGCATCATGCCGGGCAAGGTGTCCGCGCCGACGGCCGAGCGCTTTGCCGATATGCACCGCGGCGCCGGCATCCTGCTGGTGCATGACATCGCCGTGAAGGAATGGCGGCATGAAGGCGGCCAGTGGCATGCAAGGCTGGCCGACGGCCGCGCATTCAGCGCGCCGTCCGTACTGGTCGCCATCGGCGCCGCCGCCAATACGGCGCTGGCCGAGCAGGCCGGACTGGCGTGCCAGGGCGGCGTGGTGATCGACGCGTATTGCCGCACCTCGGCGCCCAACGTCTACGCCATCGGCGACTGTGCCATTGGCTACCGCCCGGAGCTGCGCCGCGCGCTGCGTGTCGAAAGCGTGCAGAACGCAATGGCCCAGGCCCGCATCGCCGCGGCGGCCATTGCCGGCAAGGCCCCGGCGCCGGTGCGCGTGCCGACCTTCTGGTCGGAGCAGCAGGGCCGCCGACTGCAGATGGCCGGCATGGTCGACCCCATGCGGCCCTGCCGCGACGAGATCATCGACACGCCGCGCGGCTGGATGGTCGAGCGCTACCAGGACGAGCGCCTTGTCGCGGTGGAAGCGGTGGACAGCCCGGCGGACTTCGTCCGGGCGGTGCAACGCCTCAGCGCGGCGCAACCCGTGCCGGCATGA
- a CDS encoding 2Fe-2S iron-sulfur cluster-binding protein — MPVAIFELPDGTQHTADVPEDWSLMEAARRDGLDGIVAECGGGAICGTCHVHVEQAWFERLEPAGPTEDALLEVVPERSPTSRLSCQVIMTPALDGIRVRVPSEQLSM; from the coding sequence ATGCCCGTAGCGATATTCGAATTGCCCGACGGTACGCAGCACACCGCGGACGTGCCCGAAGACTGGTCCTTGATGGAGGCCGCGCGCCGCGACGGCCTGGACGGCATCGTCGCGGAGTGCGGCGGCGGCGCCATCTGCGGCACCTGCCACGTGCACGTCGAGCAGGCGTGGTTCGAGCGCCTGGAGCCGGCCGGCCCTACCGAGGATGCGCTGCTCGAAGTCGTGCCCGAGCGTTCGCCCACCAGCCGGCTGTCCTGTCAGGTCATCATGACGCCCGCACTGGACGGCATACGCGTGCGCGTTCCCAGCGAACAGCTGTCGATGTGA
- a CDS encoding 2-hydroxyacid dehydrogenase, with the protein MTKKPCIIVTAPVPPDLRQLLDASCETVDVPTGKSPLEALPQSQWGAIDGMVCTVKTRVDAALLDALPALKVVSNFAVGFDNVDMDAANARKVLVCNTPGVLDGAVADLTIGLMLCVARNLVAGDAFVRSGDWTKGAFPLATDIRGKTLGLLGMGRIGRVVARTARAFDMDVIYHNRKPDPEAEGLARYVSRDALFSESDVVSVHIPLTAETRQSVGAREFGLMKKSAILLNTARGAVVDEEALIAALKDGTIAGAGLDVMTTEPLPPTSPLVQMPNVVLQAHIGSATVETRRAMIDLAVRNLVDSMTGKQPKAMVNAQAWPLARQAKAA; encoded by the coding sequence ATGACCAAGAAGCCCTGCATCATCGTCACCGCGCCCGTACCGCCGGACCTGCGCCAGTTGCTGGACGCATCCTGCGAAACGGTCGACGTGCCCACCGGCAAGAGCCCGCTGGAGGCCCTGCCGCAGTCCCAGTGGGGCGCCATCGACGGCATGGTGTGCACGGTGAAGACCCGCGTCGACGCGGCGCTGCTGGACGCGCTGCCGGCGCTGAAGGTCGTGTCGAACTTCGCGGTCGGCTTCGATAACGTCGACATGGACGCCGCCAATGCACGCAAGGTGCTGGTGTGCAATACGCCGGGCGTGCTCGACGGCGCGGTGGCCGACCTGACCATCGGGCTGATGCTGTGCGTGGCCCGCAACCTCGTGGCCGGCGACGCCTTCGTACGCTCCGGCGACTGGACCAAGGGCGCCTTCCCGCTGGCCACGGATATCCGCGGCAAGACGCTGGGCCTGCTGGGCATGGGCCGCATCGGCCGCGTCGTCGCCCGTACCGCGCGCGCCTTCGACATGGATGTCATCTACCACAACCGCAAGCCCGACCCCGAGGCCGAGGGCCTGGCCCGCTATGTATCGCGCGATGCCCTGTTCTCGGAGTCCGACGTGGTCAGCGTGCACATTCCCCTTACCGCGGAGACGCGCCAGAGCGTGGGCGCGCGCGAGTTCGGCCTGATGAAGAAATCGGCCATCCTGCTCAATACCGCGCGTGGCGCGGTGGTGGACGAGGAGGCGCTGATCGCGGCGCTGAAGGACGGCACCATCGCCGGCGCCGGCCTGGACGTCATGACGACGGAACCCTTGCCGCCGACCAGCCCCCTGGTGCAGATGCCCAACGTGGTGCTCCAGGCGCACATCGGCAGCGCGACGGTGGAGACGCGCCGCGCCATGATCGACCTGGCGGTGCGCAACCTCGTCGACTCCATGACCGGCAAGCAGCCCAAGGCCATGGTGAACGCGCAAGCCTGGCCGCTGGCGCGCCAGGCGAAGGCTGCCTGA
- a CDS encoding aromatic ring-hydroxylating oxygenase subunit alpha yields the protein MSASSIDTLVRADEGMVSRSIFVDDAIFKQELERIFSRAWLFVGHESLVPKPDDYFVSRMGGESVILTRDRQGRIQVMLNSCAHRGMKLCRYDHGNNRTFTCPYHGWSFSTDGKLVERPGELVGVPGHATHYKGELDKKAWGLKTVAQVCNYKGAIFATWDPAAPPFEDYLGDMRLYLDAALDHRDGSEGGSEVIGGVQKWRVKCNWKFAPENFIGDLYHDISHRSVDIVGIGPSGGKGRRDPSATRSAICFPQLGHGLLGRLPYYEEPPYAATYARYPEVDAYYRAVHDKRVRTLGSDMRVQLSVGTIFPNMSFHGRQPRTLAVFHPISPTEMEMWRMYLVDRDAPEAVKDAARHYFLRYSGPGGMTESDDMENWTGATEACTGTESRKLYFNYQMGLGHARAVPELKGCVENGEYTEENARAYYRRWAQFMSGAGWDALMPQGG from the coding sequence ATGTCTGCGTCTAGCATCGATACGCTGGTTCGCGCCGATGAAGGAATGGTGAGCCGTTCCATCTTCGTCGACGACGCGATCTTCAAGCAGGAACTGGAGCGGATCTTCTCGCGCGCCTGGCTGTTCGTCGGGCACGAGAGCCTGGTTCCCAAGCCGGACGACTACTTTGTTTCCCGCATGGGCGGCGAATCGGTCATCCTGACGCGCGACCGCCAGGGCAGGATACAGGTCATGCTCAACAGCTGCGCGCACCGCGGCATGAAGCTGTGCCGCTACGATCACGGCAACAACCGCACCTTCACCTGTCCGTACCACGGCTGGAGCTTTTCCACCGACGGCAAGCTGGTCGAGCGCCCCGGCGAACTGGTCGGCGTGCCGGGCCACGCCACGCACTACAAGGGCGAACTGGATAAAAAGGCCTGGGGCCTGAAGACGGTGGCGCAGGTGTGCAACTACAAGGGGGCGATCTTCGCCACCTGGGACCCCGCCGCGCCGCCCTTCGAAGATTACCTGGGCGACATGCGCCTGTACCTGGATGCCGCGCTGGACCACCGCGACGGCAGCGAAGGCGGCTCGGAGGTCATCGGCGGCGTGCAGAAGTGGCGCGTGAAGTGCAACTGGAAATTCGCCCCGGAAAACTTCATCGGCGACCTTTATCACGATATCAGCCACCGCTCGGTCGACATCGTCGGCATCGGGCCCAGCGGCGGCAAGGGCCGGCGCGATCCGTCGGCCACGCGTTCGGCCATCTGCTTCCCGCAGCTCGGCCACGGGCTGCTCGGACGGCTGCCGTATTACGAGGAACCGCCCTACGCGGCCACGTACGCGCGCTACCCGGAAGTCGATGCCTATTACCGCGCGGTGCACGATAAACGTGTGCGCACGCTCGGTTCCGACATGCGCGTGCAGCTCAGCGTCGGGACCATCTTCCCCAACATGTCCTTCCATGGGCGGCAGCCACGCACGCTGGCGGTATTCCATCCCATCAGCCCCACCGAAATGGAGATGTGGCGCATGTACCTGGTGGACCGGGACGCGCCCGAGGCGGTCAAGGACGCTGCGCGCCATTATTTCCTGCGCTACTCCGGCCCGGGCGGCATGACCGAATCCGACGACATGGAGAACTGGACCGGCGCCACCGAGGCTTGCACGGGCACCGAATCGCGCAAGCTGTACTTCAATTACCAGATGGGCTTAGGCCACGCGCGTGCCGTCCCGGAGCTGAAGGGTTGCGTCGAGAACGGCGAGTACACCGAAGAAAACGCCCGCGCCTATTACCGCCGCTGGGCCCAGTTCATGAGTGGCGCGGGCTGGGATGCGCTGATGCCGCAAGGCGGCTGA
- a CDS encoding Bug family tripartite tricarboxylate transporter substrate binding protein: MKRRAFLGAAGAGLCAFAAHRAPFAAEAAWPNKPIRLIVPYPPGGVTDLAGRVVGEIVSKKFGQPVVVENRPGANGLIGSQMVARSPADGYTLLLNGLGGIVLPAATLKGYPIDYNTALTPVAQVAEFVNVLVVGANSDIRSVPELLARARAKGANGLSYGSNGTGTSAHMTGEFFCMRNDIKCLHVAYKGSSEVLVDVTNGNLDFTFSNLPPVIGLIKKGLVRPLAVTSPYRSREIPDVATLEELGMRDFAVTSWLGVYGPAGMDADITQRLGQAIVDGVKDPATTQILTGAGFEPKAALAADFARLNREELARWSGVARDAGVSLNFGS, encoded by the coding sequence ATGAAACGTCGTGCCTTTCTCGGGGCTGCCGGCGCCGGCCTCTGCGCGTTCGCTGCCCATCGGGCCCCTTTCGCGGCCGAAGCGGCGTGGCCCAACAAGCCGATCCGCCTGATCGTGCCCTACCCGCCCGGCGGGGTAACCGACCTGGCGGGCCGCGTGGTCGGAGAGATCGTGTCGAAGAAGTTCGGCCAGCCGGTGGTGGTGGAGAATCGCCCGGGCGCGAATGGCCTGATCGGCAGCCAGATGGTGGCGCGCTCGCCCGCCGACGGCTATACCCTGCTGCTGAACGGGCTGGGCGGAATCGTGTTGCCCGCGGCGACGCTGAAAGGCTATCCAATCGACTACAACACCGCGCTCACGCCCGTTGCGCAGGTTGCCGAGTTCGTCAACGTGCTGGTGGTGGGCGCCAACTCGGATATCCGCAGCGTTCCCGAGCTGTTGGCACGCGCCCGGGCCAAGGGTGCGAACGGACTAAGCTATGGCTCGAACGGAACTGGCACCTCCGCGCACATGACAGGGGAGTTCTTCTGCATGCGCAACGACATCAAGTGCCTGCATGTCGCGTACAAGGGCAGCAGCGAGGTGCTGGTGGACGTCACCAACGGGAACCTGGATTTCACGTTCAGCAACCTGCCGCCGGTCATCGGCCTGATCAAGAAAGGCCTGGTGCGCCCGCTGGCGGTGACCAGCCCGTATCGCAGCCGTGAAATCCCGGATGTCGCCACGCTGGAAGAACTGGGCATGCGCGATTTCGCGGTGACGAGCTGGCTGGGCGTGTACGGTCCGGCGGGCATGGATGCGGACATTACGCAGCGCCTGGGCCAGGCCATCGTCGATGGCGTCAAGGACCCGGCGACGACGCAGATCCTGACGGGCGCGGGCTTCGAACCCAAGGCCGCGCTTGCGGCCGACTTCGCCAGGCTCAACCGCGAAGAACTGGCGCGCTGGTCCGGCGTGGCCCGCGATGCCGGTGTATCGCTGAACTTCGGGTCCTGA
- a CDS encoding acetolactate synthase large subunit: protein MTATTQAPAGAARDGTAQNGSQWLLRSAAASGLKVCFANPGTTELPFVAALDSVPEVRAILSLFEGVCSGAADGYFRISGTPAMTLTHLGPGFANAIANLHNARRARSRILNVIGEHMSWHIAADPPLNSDIESLARPVSAGVWRADSTATLRTATAGSLREVLGAGGGIASLVLPMDLQQGAIDTAPLRVDATASEAHYDAAAVHALAATIRQGARVLLFLGASAMTEAALAQASRFAALPNVELIGETFPARSEHGGGLPSIRRFSYLAEQGHPVLLQYDRVALVDALQPVAFFGAAGYPSRLGDPERMVALSQPGQGGLAALAELADTLGLAPARLQAPARVVDTGLGDELTAAAAAQVIAAHLPDQAIVSVEGGTLGFPFNALASQAARHSTIVMTGGAIGQGLPAAFGASVAAPDRKVVALQSDGSALYTAQALWSMARENSNVVIVIAANRRYQILQNEMKRTGHDLHRHDVQALLDLSNPAVDWVSLSQSFGVPAARARSTSELRRLFQAALAHPSPFLIEAVLP from the coding sequence ATGACCGCTACAACGCAAGCGCCGGCCGGCGCCGCGAGGGACGGGACCGCCCAGAACGGCTCCCAGTGGCTATTGCGATCGGCTGCGGCATCCGGCCTGAAGGTCTGTTTCGCCAATCCGGGGACCACCGAACTGCCGTTTGTCGCCGCCCTGGACTCGGTGCCCGAAGTGCGCGCCATCCTGAGCCTGTTCGAGGGCGTCTGCTCGGGCGCCGCGGACGGCTACTTCCGCATTTCCGGTACGCCGGCGATGACCCTTACCCACCTGGGGCCAGGCTTCGCAAACGCGATCGCCAACCTGCACAACGCACGCCGCGCGCGGTCGCGCATCCTCAACGTGATCGGCGAGCATATGTCCTGGCACATCGCCGCGGATCCGCCGCTGAACTCGGATATCGAGTCGCTGGCGCGGCCGGTATCGGCGGGCGTGTGGCGCGCCGACAGCACGGCGACGCTGCGGACCGCCACGGCCGGCTCGCTGCGTGAAGTGCTGGGCGCGGGGGGCGGCATCGCCAGCCTGGTGTTGCCGATGGACCTGCAGCAGGGCGCCATCGACACGGCACCGCTGCGGGTCGACGCCACCGCATCGGAGGCGCATTACGACGCGGCGGCAGTGCATGCGCTGGCCGCGACGATACGCCAGGGCGCGCGCGTCCTGCTGTTCCTGGGCGCGAGCGCCATGACGGAAGCCGCGCTGGCGCAGGCCTCGCGCTTCGCGGCGTTGCCCAACGTCGAGCTGATCGGCGAGACTTTTCCCGCGCGCAGCGAGCATGGCGGCGGGCTGCCTTCCATACGCCGCTTTTCCTACCTGGCCGAACAGGGCCATCCCGTCCTGCTGCAGTACGACCGCGTGGCGCTGGTCGACGCACTGCAACCGGTGGCCTTCTTCGGCGCCGCAGGCTACCCCAGCCGCCTGGGCGACCCGGAACGCATGGTGGCGCTGTCCCAACCCGGCCAGGGCGGCCTGGCCGCGCTGGCGGAGCTGGCCGACACGCTGGGCCTGGCGCCGGCGCGGCTGCAGGCGCCCGCCCGCGTGGTCGACACCGGCCTGGGCGACGAACTGACCGCCGCCGCCGCGGCGCAGGTCATCGCCGCGCACCTTCCCGACCAGGCCATCGTTTCGGTGGAAGGCGGCACGCTCGGCTTTCCGTTCAACGCGCTGGCCAGCCAGGCGGCGCGGCACAGCACCATCGTCATGACGGGCGGGGCCATCGGACAGGGCTTGCCTGCGGCCTTCGGCGCATCGGTCGCGGCGCCGGACCGCAAGGTGGTGGCCCTGCAGTCCGACGGCAGCGCGCTGTATACCGCGCAGGCCCTGTGGTCGATGGCGCGCGAGAATTCCAATGTGGTGATCGTGATCGCGGCGAATCGACGCTACCAGATCCTGCAGAACGAAATGAAGCGCACCGGGCACGACCTGCACCGCCACGACGTGCAGGCCCTGCTCGACCTCTCCAATCCCGCCGTGGACTGGGTGTCGCTGTCGCAGTCGTTTGGAGTACCGGCGGCGCGAGCCCGCAGCACCTCCGAACTGCGCCGTCTCTTCCAGGCCGCGCTGGCACACCCTTCCCCCTTCCTGATCGAGGCCGTGCTTCCCTGA
- a CDS encoding aldehyde dehydrogenase family protein, with the protein MHENFIGGRWVGGTQARENINPSDLSDVIGEYAQADAAQAGQAIAAARAAAPTWARTTAQRKFDALDAIGGEILARKEELATLLAREEGKTLADARGEVDRAAGIFKFFAGEAVRLPGQILPVNRTGIVPEVTREPVGVVGIIAPWNFPIAIPAWKIAPALAYGNAVVFKPADLVPGSAWALAEIISRAGLPDGTFNLVMGRGSVVGQTLLQDPRVDAISFTGSVGTGRRVAEAAIGRLAKVQMEMGGKNPLVILDDADLDVAVECAVNGAYFQTGQRCTASSRFIVQRGIYGRFTEAVKRRLEGLKVGHALRPGIDIGPVVDAEQLAQNERYVGIGKDEGAVLAYGGDRIKADTEGYFMRPALFVDCDNAQRICREEIFGPVAAAIPVSSYEEALELANDTEFGLSSGICTTSLKHAAHFKRESQAGMVMVNCPTAGVDYHAPFGGRKESSYGPREQGHYALEFYTSVKTAYTAS; encoded by the coding sequence ATGCATGAAAACTTCATTGGCGGCCGCTGGGTAGGCGGTACGCAGGCACGCGAGAACATCAATCCCTCCGACCTTTCGGACGTGATCGGCGAATACGCGCAAGCCGACGCCGCGCAGGCGGGGCAGGCCATAGCCGCCGCGCGCGCCGCGGCGCCCACCTGGGCACGCACGACCGCGCAGCGCAAATTCGACGCGCTCGACGCGATCGGCGGAGAGATCCTGGCGCGCAAGGAGGAATTGGCCACCCTGCTGGCGCGCGAGGAAGGCAAGACGCTGGCCGACGCACGCGGCGAGGTCGATCGCGCCGCCGGCATCTTCAAGTTCTTCGCCGGCGAGGCAGTGCGGCTCCCCGGCCAGATCCTGCCTGTGAACCGCACCGGCATCGTGCCGGAAGTGACGCGCGAACCCGTGGGCGTGGTCGGCATCATCGCGCCGTGGAATTTCCCCATTGCCATTCCGGCCTGGAAGATCGCGCCGGCGCTGGCCTATGGCAACGCCGTGGTGTTCAAGCCGGCCGACCTCGTGCCCGGCAGCGCGTGGGCGTTGGCGGAAATCATCAGCCGTGCCGGCCTGCCCGACGGCACGTTCAACCTGGTCATGGGCCGCGGCTCGGTGGTCGGGCAGACCCTGCTGCAGGACCCACGCGTCGATGCCATCAGCTTCACCGGCTCCGTCGGCACGGGCCGGCGCGTGGCGGAGGCCGCCATCGGCCGGCTGGCCAAGGTGCAGATGGAGATGGGCGGCAAGAACCCCCTGGTGATCCTGGACGATGCCGACCTGGACGTGGCGGTGGAGTGCGCCGTTAACGGCGCGTACTTCCAGACGGGCCAGCGCTGCACCGCGTCCAGTCGCTTCATCGTCCAGCGCGGCATCTATGGTCGCTTCACCGAAGCGGTAAAGCGCCGGCTGGAGGGCCTGAAGGTCGGACACGCACTGCGGCCTGGCATCGACATCGGGCCGGTGGTCGATGCGGAGCAGCTCGCCCAGAATGAACGCTATGTAGGAATCGGGAAGGACGAAGGCGCGGTGCTGGCCTATGGCGGCGACCGCATAAAAGCGGATACCGAGGGCTACTTCATGCGCCCGGCGCTCTTCGTCGACTGCGACAACGCCCAGCGCATCTGCCGCGAGGAAATCTTCGGCCCGGTGGCCGCCGCCATTCCGGTGTCCAGCTACGAGGAGGCCCTGGAGCTGGCCAACGATACCGAGTTCGGGCTGTCGTCAGGCATCTGCACCACGTCGCTCAAGCATGCCGCGCACTTCAAGCGGGAATCGCAGGCCGGCATGGTGATGGTCAACTGCCCCACGGCGGGTGTGGACTACCACGCGCCTTTTGGCGGACGCAAGGAGTCCAGCTACGGGCCGCGCGAGCAAGGCCACTATGCGCTGGAGTTCTACACCAGCGTGAAGACGGCGTACACGGCGTCGTAG
- a CDS encoding Bug family tripartite tricarboxylate transporter substrate binding protein, whose protein sequence is MKRRSALKLLGSTSMLALARPVWSQGESYPNRPIRIIVSSTPGSATDVAGRLVGDLLGAQYGQSVVIENKAGAGGVIGMTAAAAAQPDGYTLTTGGLGHNVLPPVTLRGLPLDIPKALLPVAQIAEFVNVLVVRPDHPANNVEELIAYLKGRPGKALYGSNGVGSSAQMTTELFAIQAKVPLDHVPYKGASEALVGASMGDLDLCFMNMPPTLPMVRAGKLKALAVTSSYRARQLPEVPTMQEQGMTDFDVTSWLGIYVPAKVDPAIVAKLSRDIVQGMATPAQQARLVGAGLEPKLREAAEFQAFSAAELRRWASVAQQANIVVDYGGKG, encoded by the coding sequence ATGAAGCGACGCAGTGCATTGAAGCTACTGGGCTCGACCAGCATGCTGGCGCTGGCCAGGCCGGTGTGGTCGCAGGGGGAAAGCTACCCCAATCGACCGATCAGGATCATCGTTTCGTCCACACCGGGCAGCGCCACCGATGTCGCCGGGCGCCTGGTGGGCGACCTGCTCGGCGCGCAGTACGGCCAGAGCGTCGTGATCGAGAACAAGGCTGGCGCGGGCGGCGTCATCGGCATGACCGCCGCCGCCGCCGCGCAGCCGGACGGCTATACGCTGACCACCGGCGGCCTCGGCCACAACGTGCTGCCGCCCGTGACGCTGCGCGGCCTTCCCCTGGACATTCCAAAGGCGCTACTGCCGGTCGCGCAGATCGCGGAATTCGTGAACGTGCTGGTGGTGCGGCCCGATCATCCCGCCAACAACGTCGAGGAACTGATCGCCTATTTGAAGGGACGCCCTGGCAAGGCGCTGTACGGGAGCAACGGCGTGGGCAGCTCCGCCCAGATGACCACCGAACTGTTCGCCATCCAGGCCAAGGTGCCGCTGGACCACGTGCCGTACAAGGGCGCGAGCGAGGCGCTGGTGGGCGCGTCCATGGGCGACCTCGATCTGTGCTTCATGAACATGCCGCCCACGCTGCCGATGGTGCGCGCCGGCAAGCTAAAGGCCTTGGCGGTGACCAGCTCATACCGCGCCCGCCAGTTGCCCGAAGTGCCGACCATGCAGGAACAGGGCATGACAGACTTCGACGTCACCAGCTGGCTTGGCATATATGTTCCCGCGAAGGTGGATCCGGCCATCGTCGCCAAGCTCTCGCGCGACATCGTGCAGGGCATGGCCACGCCGGCGCAGCAGGCGCGGCTGGTGGGTGCCGGCCTGGAACCCAAGCTGCGCGAGGCGGCTGAATTCCAGGCTTTCTCGGCCGCGGAACTACGGCGCTGGGCCAGCGTGGCCCAGCAGGCCAATATCGTCGTCGACTACGGCGGCAAGGGCTGA